From the genome of Papaver somniferum cultivar HN1 chromosome 2, ASM357369v1, whole genome shotgun sequence, one region includes:
- the LOC113349147 gene encoding probable lactoylglutathione lyase, chloroplastic has translation MVRILPMASSSLHLAAFRPCLSSFRFSAITNTTTTTARFGVSLTAYNPSRRLALFHLGSAIPQAQLFNVRSPKGLRTEGNGVEAGTTGNIAQASTATSQEDDLEWVKKDKRRMLHVVYRVGDLDKTIKFYTECLGMKLLRKRDIPEERYTNAFLGYGPEDSQFVVELTYNYGVDNYDIGSGFGHFGIAVEDVAKTVDLVKAKGGKVTREAGPVKGGSTVIAFIEDPDGYKFELLERGPTPEPLCQVMLRVGDLDRAINYYEKAFGMELLRKRDNPEYKYTIAMMGYGPEDKSMVLELTYNYGVTEYSKGNAYAQIAIGTDDVYKTAEAVKKHGGTITREPGPLPGIGTKIVACVDPDGWKTVFVDNIDFLKELE, from the exons ATGGTGAGGATACTTCCAATGGCGTCCTCATCTTTACATCTTGCTGCGTTTCGTCCTTGTTTATCTTCTTTCAGATTCTCCGCcatcaccaacaccaccaccaccaccgctcgTTTTGGTGTTTCTCTTACGGCTTATAACCCTTCTAGAAGACTCGCTCTCTTTCATCTCGGCAGTG CCATCCCACAAGCACAGTTGTTTAATGTAAGATCGCCAAAGGGGTTAAGGACAGAGGGAAATGGCGTAGAGGCAGGAACAACTGGTAATATAGCTCAAGCAAGTACTGCCACCAGCCAGGAAGACGACTTAGAATGGGTAAAAAAGGACAAACGGCGAATGCTTCACGTTGTTTATCGTGTTGGGGACTTGGACAAGACCATAAA ATTCTACACAGAGTGCCTTGGGATGAAGCTGTTGCGGAAGCGTGACATACCTGAGGAGAGATACACAAATGCTTTTCTTGGTTACGGCCCTGAAGATTCCCAATTTGTGGTTGAGCTCACTTACA ATTATGGGGTCGACAACTATGATATCGGAAgtggttttggtcattttggtaTAGCAGTTGAGGAT GTTGCAAAGACTGTGGATCTCGTAAAGGCCAAGGGTGGAAAAGTAACGAGGGAAGCAGGTCCTGTCAAAGGTGGCAGTACTGTGATTGCATTTATTGAAGATCCAGATGGTTACAAGTTTGAGCTTTTAGAGAGGGGACCTACACCAGAGCCCCTGTGTCAAGTAATGCTCCGTGTAGGTGATCTTGACCGCGCCATAAATTACTATGAGAAG GCATTTGGCATGGAGCTACTCAGGAAAAGAGATAATCCAGAGTACAAG TATACAATAGCCATGATGGGATACGGTCCTGAAGATAAGAGCATGGTTCTAGAGTTAACATACAACTACGGTGTTACTGAATATTCGAAAGGAAATGCTTATGCACAG ATTGCTATAGGAACAGATGATGTTTACAAGACCGCAGAAGCAGTTAAGAAGCATGGTGGAACGATAACCCGTGAACCTGGGCCTTTGCCAGGCATCGGTACCAAGATAGTAGCATGTGTGGATCCCGATGG